Proteins co-encoded in one Opitutales bacterium genomic window:
- a CDS encoding aldo/keto reductase, producing MKTRPLGQSGIETSIIGVGTWAIGGWSWGGTDEGASIRAIHASFDRGINLIDTAPIYGQGVSEEIVGKALVDRRDKAILATKCGLRWDSEDGEFSFTDGTIKVYRNNAPDAIREELERSLKRLQTDVIDLYQTHWQESITPYEDTMAELLKMKQEGKIRAIGVSNVSTDILGAYRDAGLVDSIQEKFSMVDMRHVENGLIPYAKEHNVAVLAYSPLDMGLLTGKIGPERQFPEDDIRHGNPRFSVESREKVAVLLADLQPFAEELGLTMTQLVIAWSATYPGVTHLLCGARNAQQAEENAEAASIDLDSGVVGKITAIVEQHAVSLPDPFGGED from the coding sequence ATGAAGACACGACCCCTAGGACAATCCGGAATCGAAACCTCAATCATAGGTGTGGGTACCTGGGCAATCGGCGGATGGAGCTGGGGTGGCACGGATGAGGGGGCCTCCATTCGCGCGATTCATGCATCGTTTGATCGAGGTATAAATCTGATCGATACGGCCCCAATCTACGGGCAAGGGGTATCGGAGGAAATTGTCGGGAAGGCTTTGGTCGATCGCCGGGACAAGGCTATTTTGGCCACGAAATGTGGGTTGCGCTGGGATAGTGAGGACGGCGAATTTTCTTTCACAGATGGAACGATCAAAGTCTATCGCAACAACGCGCCCGATGCCATCCGCGAAGAATTAGAACGTAGCTTGAAGCGGCTGCAGACCGATGTGATTGATCTCTATCAAACGCATTGGCAGGAGTCCATTACGCCCTATGAGGATACCATGGCCGAACTCCTCAAGATGAAGCAGGAGGGGAAGATCCGGGCCATCGGTGTCAGCAACGTATCCACGGATATTTTAGGCGCCTACCGCGATGCTGGGCTGGTCGATAGCATCCAGGAGAAATTCAGCATGGTGGACATGCGTCATGTTGAGAATGGGCTCATTCCCTATGCCAAAGAACACAATGTGGCGGTGCTCGCTTATTCACCGCTGGATATGGGTCTCCTGACAGGAAAAATTGGACCGGAGCGTCAATTTCCCGAAGATGACATTCGCCATGGCAATCCACGTTTCTCTGTCGAAAGTCGGGAAAAAGTGGCCGTGCTGCTCGCTGACTTGCAGCCCTTCGCCGAGGAACTGGGCCTCACGATGACTCAACTCGTCATCGCCTGGAGCGCCACCTATCCGGGGGTGACTCACTTGCTCTGTGGTGCCCGCAACGCGCAACAAGCCGAAGAAAATGCCGAGGCGGCGAGCATCGATTTGGATTCAGGCGTGGTGGGCAAAATAACCGCTATCGTGGAGCAACACGCGGTCAGCCTACCGGATCCGTTTGGAGGTGAGGATTAA